In the Topomyia yanbarensis strain Yona2022 chromosome 3, ASM3024719v1, whole genome shotgun sequence genome, one interval contains:
- the LOC131687196 gene encoding tigger transposable element-derived protein 1-like, whose amino-acid sequence MEKDLLIYIEEMSKKRCPLDQETIMAKALKFASKGWFYGFILKHAIRNVRIKDVSTSADVQAAQAYPAHFTKLIEDKAYHPDQVFNADESGVFWKKMPSRTYVAKAEKSASGFKAGKDRITLLFCSNASGDKLLKPLLLHRAMRPLKDKTLLNFLCTGCQTQKLGLLKTYSRDGFMNALYLKSKHISKGKGLTFRVLLVIDNAPGHLHPNVKIVFLPPNTTSLIQPLDQGIISTFKRYYIKLTFRFILDKVDTAQASSIIEAWKNFTMRECVGFIEQALNMLKKSTLNACWKPLWPDCVHSSLPANNMDSEILLLTHAVGGEGFKDFTTTDIEEMIKEPFVDDKDIAD is encoded by the exons TTATGGCCAAAGCTCTAAAATT cGCCAGCAAAGGATGGTTCTACGGCTTCATTCTAAAGCATGCGATTCGAAACGTCCGAATCAAGGATGTAAGTACCTCAGCAGACGTACAAGCCGCCCAAGCATACCCAGCACATTTCACCAAATTGATTGAAGACAAGGCTTATCACCCAGATCAAGTCTTCAATGCGGATGAGTCAGGTGTTTTCTGGAAAAAAATGCCGAGTCGAACCTACGTGGCCAAGGCAGAAAAGTCTGCCTCAGGCTTCAAAGCTGGTAAAGATCGGATTACATTGCTGTTTTGCAGCAATGCGTCTGGAGATAAGCTATTGAAACCATTGCTTCTACATAGAGCAATGCGTCCGCTAAAAGATAAAACTTTGCTAAACTTCCTGTGCACTGGATGTCAAACCCAAAAGCTTGGGTTACTTAAGACATATTCAAGAGATGGTTTCATGAATGCTTTGTACCTGAAGTCCAAACATatctcgaagggaaagggattGACATTTCGTGTTCTTCTAGTTATCGATAATGCTCCAGGCCATCTACATCCGAATGTGAAAATTGTTTTCCTTCCACCAAACACAACATCGTTGATCCAACCGCTGGATCAGGGCATAATTTCCACTTTCAAGCGGTACTATATAAAATTAACATTTAGATTCATTCTTGACAAAGTAGACACGGCGCAAGCATCATCTATCATTGAAGCATGGAAAAACTTCACAATGCGAGAGTGTGTAGGATTCATCGAACAAGCTTTAAATATGTTGAAAAAGTCTACTTTGAACGCTTGTTGGAAACCGTTGTGGCCAGACTGCGTTCATTCTTCCTTACCGGCAAATAATATGGACAGCGAAATACTTCTTCTCACACACGCAGTAGGGGGTGAAGGTTTCAAGGATTTTACAACTACGGACATCGAAGAAATGATCAAAGAACCCTTTGTTGACGACAAAGACATCGCAGACTAA